The proteins below are encoded in one region of Candidatus Palauibacter australiensis:
- a CDS encoding sigma-70 family RNA polymerase sigma factor, with product MEERDLIACAKAGERSAMGELYELHARRVYTVIRRLVGDDHLAEDLSQEAWIRAFEKLHLFRGDAAFGTWLYRLATNVALNRLRRSSKRRPVESAAELPRVARAHDDVIVTRRVLTKALDQLPPGYRRVLVLHDVEGWTHNDIAEALGCSPGTSKSQLHKARARMRKLIAPEDSGDGGARGEAGL from the coding sequence GTGGAAGAACGCGACCTGATCGCCTGCGCGAAGGCGGGAGAGCGATCCGCGATGGGAGAGTTGTACGAGCTCCACGCGCGGCGCGTCTACACCGTGATCCGCCGCCTCGTGGGCGACGATCACCTCGCGGAGGACCTCTCCCAGGAAGCGTGGATCCGCGCGTTCGAGAAACTCCACCTCTTCCGGGGCGACGCGGCCTTCGGCACGTGGCTCTACCGGTTGGCGACGAACGTGGCGCTCAACCGGCTGCGCCGGTCGTCGAAGCGGCGACCGGTGGAATCCGCTGCGGAGCTTCCGCGCGTGGCGCGGGCGCACGACGACGTGATCGTGACGCGGCGGGTGCTGACGAAGGCGCTGGACCAGTTGCCGCCGGGGTACCGGAGGGTCCTCGTGCTGCACGACGTGGAGGGCTGGACGCACAACGACATCGCCGAGGCTCTGGGGTGTTCGCCCGGCACGTCGAAGTCGCAGTTGCACAAGGCGCGGGCGCGCATGCGGAAGCTCATCGCTCCGGAGGATTCCGGGGACGGCGGTGCGCGGGGCGAAGCGGGCCTCTGA
- a CDS encoding phosphatase PAP2 family protein, giving the protein MSGGRGGGLLPVDRVAIGYFGCTGLISLAFGGLSGAGIAAAHAIAVFGITRLAAWHPRAGLAAIARGAYAVLLTPLLYAELSVLNRFLTQRYFDATVQAWDAAMFGGQPSIDLSAWLPWLPVSEVLHLGYFGYYAIIPAAILGVFATRGVEAMQRTALAVAAAFFVSYLVFMFFPVAGPRYEFAQIGGEIGEGTLFGIVHGILEAGSSKGTAFPSSHIAASLAGVMAAGREDRRWFWLLIIPELALTAGTVYGRFHYAADALAGILLGLLIYAVLLAADGAADGARAAESGQPGG; this is encoded by the coding sequence GTGAGCGGCGGCCGCGGCGGAGGGCTCCTGCCCGTCGATCGCGTCGCCATCGGCTACTTCGGATGCACGGGCCTCATATCGCTGGCGTTCGGCGGCCTGTCCGGCGCGGGCATCGCGGCGGCCCACGCGATCGCCGTCTTCGGGATCACGCGTCTTGCGGCCTGGCACCCCCGCGCCGGCCTCGCCGCAATCGCGCGGGGCGCATACGCCGTGCTCCTCACGCCCCTCCTGTATGCGGAACTCTCGGTCCTCAACCGCTTTCTCACGCAGCGGTATTTCGACGCCACGGTGCAGGCGTGGGACGCCGCCATGTTCGGCGGACAGCCGAGCATCGACCTCAGCGCGTGGCTCCCCTGGCTCCCCGTCTCCGAGGTGTTGCATCTGGGCTATTTCGGCTACTACGCCATCATCCCCGCTGCCATCCTGGGCGTGTTCGCGACGCGGGGGGTCGAGGCCATGCAGCGCACCGCCCTCGCCGTGGCCGCCGCCTTCTTCGTCTCCTATCTCGTCTTCATGTTCTTCCCCGTCGCCGGCCCCCGATACGAGTTCGCGCAAATCGGCGGCGAGATCGGCGAGGGTACGCTGTTCGGGATCGTGCACGGGATCCTGGAGGCCGGCTCGTCGAAGGGCACGGCCTTCCCCAGTTCCCACATCGCCGCCTCCCTGGCCGGGGTCATGGCCGCCGGGCGCGAGGATCGGCGCTGGTTCTGGCTCCTCATCATCCCGGAACTCGCGTTGACTGCCGGGACGGTGTACGGTCGCTTCCATTATGCGGCCGACGCCCTCGCGGGCATCCTGCTCGGGCTGCTGATCTACGCCGTACTGCTCGCGGCCGATGGCGCGGCCGACGGGGCCCGGGCAGCCGAGAGCGGGCAACCCGGGGGCTGA
- a CDS encoding NAD-dependent epimerase/dehydratase family protein has protein sequence MASVFLTGGSGFLGGHVAEALVAAGHRVTASVRRTSDTRRLDRLELRKTELDLGVEGRPEAAAALAGCAAVVHCGALTRARDESEFMAVNAAGTRRLARAAADAGVRRFIFISSLAARGPDGADGPVSPYGRSKAEAEAALASVRGAMEVAVLRPGGVYGPRDSDLLPLFRLAARGWTAIPRSHAPLQPVYVADVVSAVLAALEAAPAPHPLPIAAAERHSWRAVARALMAAVDRPGRVLRLPPALFLAAGALSELAGRLTGKAPAFDRRRARDLSAYAWTCDIELSRRVLDPWRPRIGIEEGLARTAEWYRRMGWL, from the coding sequence ATGGCATCAGTCTTTCTGACCGGGGGAAGCGGGTTCCTCGGCGGCCATGTCGCCGAGGCCCTCGTCGCCGCCGGACACCGCGTCACCGCGAGCGTGCGGCGCACGAGCGACACGCGGCGTCTCGATCGCCTCGAGTTGAGGAAGACCGAACTCGACCTCGGGGTGGAAGGCAGGCCGGAAGCGGCCGCGGCACTCGCGGGTTGCGCCGCCGTCGTGCATTGCGGCGCCCTCACGCGGGCGCGCGACGAGTCGGAGTTCATGGCCGTGAATGCGGCCGGCACGCGGCGGCTCGCGAGAGCGGCGGCGGATGCAGGAGTGCGGCGGTTCATCTTCATCAGCAGCCTCGCCGCCCGCGGTCCGGATGGCGCGGACGGACCCGTGAGCCCGTACGGTCGGTCGAAAGCCGAAGCCGAGGCGGCGCTCGCCTCGGTCCGCGGGGCGATGGAGGTCGCCGTGCTCAGGCCGGGGGGCGTCTACGGCCCACGGGACTCCGATCTGCTGCCGCTCTTCCGACTGGCGGCGCGGGGGTGGACCGCGATTCCGCGCAGCCACGCGCCCCTGCAGCCGGTGTACGTCGCCGATGTCGTCTCGGCCGTGCTCGCAGCCCTCGAGGCGGCGCCGGCGCCGCACCCGCTTCCCATCGCCGCGGCGGAGCGCCATTCCTGGCGCGCGGTGGCGCGCGCGCTGATGGCCGCCGTGGACCGTCCCGGCCGCGTCCTGCGGCTGCCGCCGGCGCTCTTTCTCGCCGCCGGAGCGCTGTCGGAACTCGCGGGCCGCCTGACGGGGAAGGCCCCGGCCTTCGACCGGAGACGGGCGCGGGACCTGTCCGCGTACGCCTGGACCTGCGACATCGAGTTGAGCCGAAGGGTTCTCGACCCCTGGCGTCCGAGGATCGGCATCGAAGAGGGGCTCGCGCGCACTGCCGAGTGGTATCGCCGCATGGGCTGGCTGTGA